In the genome of bacterium, one region contains:
- a CDS encoding D-ribose ABC transporter substrate-binding protein yields MPTVGLAISTLNNPFFVDLRDGAQAEGAKLGITLVVLDAQNDPAKQASSVEDLIAKKVGVVIINPTDSDAVVPTVKKLNAAKIPVITVDRAANGGVVAAHIASDNVAGGMMAAEDVAKVLKGKGNVVMLEGIPGSSAARDRGRGFREGLKKFPGIKIVASQTADFDRAKGLSVMENILQAQKKIDAVFAQNDEMALGAVQAIEAAKRQQQMFVVGFDAIPDALKAINAGRMAATIAQQPKVMGELAVRAASTLLKGGTVAKFTPVPLRLVTKSP; encoded by the coding sequence ATGCCCACCGTGGGGCTGGCGATCTCGACCCTGAACAACCCGTTCTTCGTGGATCTGCGCGACGGCGCGCAGGCGGAGGGGGCGAAGCTCGGCATCACGCTGGTCGTGCTCGATGCCCAAAATGATCCGGCCAAGCAGGCCAGCAGCGTCGAGGACCTGATCGCCAAGAAGGTCGGTGTGGTGATCATCAACCCGACGGACAGCGACGCGGTCGTGCCGACGGTGAAGAAGCTGAACGCGGCGAAGATTCCGGTGATCACCGTCGACCGAGCGGCCAACGGGGGCGTGGTCGCCGCCCACATCGCCAGCGACAACGTCGCCGGCGGCATGATGGCGGCGGAGGACGTGGCCAAGGTCCTGAAGGGGAAGGGGAACGTCGTGATGCTCGAAGGCATCCCCGGGTCATCGGCCGCGCGGGATCGGGGCCGAGGGTTCCGCGAGGGACTGAAGAAGTTCCCCGGGATCAAGATCGTCGCGTCCCAGACCGCCGATTTCGACCGAGCCAAAGGCCTGTCCGTGATGGAAAACATCCTGCAGGCTCAGAAGAAGATCGACGCGGTGTTCGCGCAGAACGACGAGATGGCGCTCGGAGCCGTCCAGGCCATCGAGGCGGCCAAGCGGCAGCAGCAAATGTTTGTCGTCGGGTTCGACGCCATCCCCGATGCCCTGAAGGCGATCAATGCGGGCCGGATGGCCGCCACGATCGCCCAGCAGCCCAAGGTGATGGGAGAGCTGGCGGTGCGGGCCGCGTCGACGCTGCTCAAGGGCGGAACGGTGGCCAAGTTCACGCCCGTGCCGCTGAGGTTGGTGACGAAGTCGCCGTAA
- a CDS encoding nuclear transport factor 2 family protein, with translation MADRPSGRTLGEELDRHPRSGKGRLRIIGMATPEQTGVLPGDHPLAEAARQWLAALQRCVRALDYEAAGGLFHPHVQAFGTYAAVVDSREALRREQWQHVWPMIGEFTFRLAEVRCAGSEVLLGVIAPWDSVGRRPDGTTYPRPGRATLILARSAGRWVALHSHFSLAPSTR, from the coding sequence ATGGCCGATCGGCCAAGCGGCCGCACCCTTGGGGAGGAGCTCGACCGGCACCCTCGAAGCGGGAAGGGACGTCTCAGGATAATCGGCATGGCGACCCCCGAACAGACCGGCGTCCTCCCAGGCGATCACCCCTTGGCCGAGGCGGCCAGGCAGTGGCTGGCCGCCTTGCAGCGCTGCGTGCGCGCGCTCGATTACGAGGCGGCCGGGGGGCTCTTCCACCCCCACGTCCAGGCCTTTGGCACCTACGCCGCGGTCGTCGACAGCCGGGAAGCGCTCCGCCGCGAGCAGTGGCAGCACGTCTGGCCCATGATCGGCGAGTTCACCTTCCGGCTGGCCGAGGTGCGCTGCGCGGGGAGCGAGGTACTGCTGGGGGTTATCGCGCCGTGGGACTCCGTCGGCCGGAGGCCCGATGGGACGACGTACCCGAGGCCCGGCCGGGCGACGCTCATCCTGGCCCGATCCGCGGGCCGGTGGGTGGCGCTCCACTCTCACTTCTCGCTCGCGCCTTCGACGCGGTAG
- a CDS encoding ABC transporter permease → MPSSTRASDTPEAERARRRRIRRLRLLTPAAVVGVVAALAVLAPALTAYGPEAIDPRLRMALPSLTHPLGTDEFGRDILSRLAFGARITLVVSVASIAGAAGIGTLLGSAAAYLGGIGDLVVMRIADGLLSFPPILLAILVITFLGPSVVNVILVIGLLYVPRFARVAHAATLSVRETEYVAAAKAQGAPTARILRRDILPNIAAPLFVQASLALGHAILLESGLSFLGLGPPPPAPSWGRMIEQSSRFMSLSVWPVVWPAAVVSGTVLAFNLLGDALRDLLDPRLRGSV, encoded by the coding sequence ATGCCCTCGTCGACCCGCGCATCCGATACGCCTGAGGCTGAGCGGGCGCGCCGCCGCCGCATCCGCCGGCTGCGGCTGCTCACCCCCGCAGCGGTCGTGGGCGTGGTCGCCGCGCTGGCCGTCCTCGCCCCCGCCCTCACCGCCTACGGCCCCGAGGCGATCGACCCGAGGCTAAGGATGGCGCTCCCTTCCCTGACCCATCCGCTGGGGACCGACGAGTTCGGGCGCGACATCCTCAGCCGCCTGGCGTTCGGGGCGCGCATCACGCTCGTCGTCAGCGTGGCGAGCATCGCGGGGGCGGCCGGCATCGGCACCCTGCTCGGCAGCGCGGCCGCCTACCTCGGCGGGATCGGGGACCTGGTGGTGATGCGGATCGCCGATGGGCTGCTCTCCTTTCCGCCCATCCTCCTGGCGATCCTCGTCATCACGTTCCTGGGCCCGTCCGTCGTGAACGTCATCCTCGTCATCGGGCTGCTCTACGTCCCTCGGTTTGCGCGGGTGGCCCACGCCGCGACGCTCTCCGTCCGGGAGACCGAGTACGTGGCGGCGGCCAAAGCCCAGGGGGCGCCCACGGCCCGGATCCTGCGGCGCGACATCCTGCCGAACATCGCCGCTCCCCTGTTCGTCCAGGCCTCGCTCGCGCTCGGGCACGCGATCCTGCTGGAATCGGGGCTGAGCTTCCTCGGACTCGGCCCCCCGCCCCCGGCCCCGTCGTGGGGGCGGATGATCGAGCAGTCGAGCCGGTTCATGAGCCTGAGCGTCTGGCCGGTGGTCTGGCCCGCCGCGGTCGTCTCGGGCACCGTGCTCGCCTTCAACTTGCTGGGGGACGCGCTGCGGGACCTGCTGGACCCCCGCCTGCGGGGATCGGTCTGA
- a CDS encoding cytochrome b N-terminal domain-containing protein gives MPGPSFWQRLWAGLDARLALRNFVYEVPPYANTLPYLLGAITLMGLVILVATGILLGQFYIPDPAAANASVRTIMTQGYGGAVARGIHVYAAHFTLVVLLLHLGRVYVTGAYRFPREANWIGGVALLATVLAFFFTGTVMRWDQGAIEALEHNLAFAQLLGVFGGWFSPAFSTHVPLLARLYMAHVSLLPLVLFILIVGHVYLVRQHGFSPHWSRPAATQPPYTFAHHLRRAVGFGCIMLGVALALAVVRSPGEGPAPVPGIEVTKPPWVFLPAYALETWFGVPSLLWGTAAAFAWLVAVPFLDRSTAPGWSGRRRALAVGAAALIVVIGLGVFAWVSHPVAHLH, from the coding sequence ATGCCCGGGCCCTCGTTCTGGCAACGGCTCTGGGCCGGGTTGGACGCCCGGTTGGCCCTGCGCAACTTCGTCTACGAGGTCCCCCCCTACGCCAACACGCTGCCCTATCTGCTGGGGGCGATCACGTTGATGGGCCTCGTGATCCTCGTCGCCACCGGCATTCTGCTGGGTCAATTCTACATCCCAGACCCTGCGGCCGCGAACGCCAGCGTCCGCACCATCATGACACAGGGCTACGGCGGAGCGGTCGCGCGCGGGATCCATGTCTACGCCGCCCACTTCACACTGGTCGTGCTCCTGCTGCACCTTGGTCGCGTCTACGTGACGGGAGCCTACCGGTTCCCGCGAGAGGCGAATTGGATAGGGGGGGTGGCGCTGCTCGCCACCGTGCTGGCGTTCTTCTTCACCGGGACCGTGATGCGCTGGGATCAAGGGGCGATCGAGGCCCTCGAGCACAACCTCGCCTTCGCGCAGCTGCTGGGGGTGTTCGGGGGATGGTTCTCTCCGGCGTTTTCGACCCACGTGCCGCTGCTGGCCCGACTGTACATGGCTCACGTCAGTTTGCTGCCGCTTGTGTTGTTCATCTTAATCGTCGGGCACGTGTATCTGGTTCGCCAGCACGGTTTCTCCCCTCACTGGAGTCGCCCCGCTGCGACCCAGCCGCCCTACACGTTTGCCCACCACCTCAGGCGGGCCGTCGGATTCGGGTGCATCATGCTCGGCGTGGCGCTTGCGCTGGCGGTGGTCCGATCGCCGGGAGAGGGGCCGGCGCCGGTGCCCGGAATCGAGGTGACGAAGCCGCCATGGGTATTCTTGCCCGCGTACGCCCTCGAGACGTGGTTCGGGGTGCCGAGTCTGCTGTGGGGCACCGCCGCCGCCTTCGCGTGGCTCGTGGCCGTGCCGTTCCTGGACCGCAGCACCGCACCGGGATGGAGCGGACGGCGGCGGGCGCTGGCGGTGGGGGCCGCCGCATTGATCGTCGTGATCGGCCTCGGCGTCTTTGCGTGGGTGTCCCATCCGGTGGCCCACCTCCACTGA
- a CDS encoding creatininase family protein, translating to MRLGEMTWTEAGEAITAGVSAVIPLGSIEEHGPHTPMGDYLIIDEIAARAAEATGDVVAPILPFGYSEYFRNFPGTITLRESTLDAVLTDTVDCLLDHGFARIAIFNGHAGNAGIVDLVTRRYRRARGLVIPSIAPFGLVQAPEVVERVYGAKVDLGHGGEPVGSLMMHVRPGRVQMHRAGPWGRRPVLGCPTDGLGAIRVDGMRVAVPLDMEDVAPPETGSLSDPTLASPERGKALFEHAVERCVRFLRWFRGVDPHLGAGRKRTPTRPR from the coding sequence ATGCGGCTCGGTGAGATGACCTGGACCGAGGCCGGCGAGGCGATCACCGCTGGCGTCAGCGCGGTGATCCCGCTCGGCTCGATCGAAGAGCACGGTCCCCACACCCCCATGGGCGATTACCTCATCATCGACGAAATCGCCGCCCGGGCAGCGGAGGCGACGGGAGATGTCGTGGCGCCGATCCTGCCCTTCGGGTACTCCGAGTACTTTCGAAACTTTCCCGGCACGATCACGCTCCGGGAGTCGACCCTCGACGCGGTGCTCACGGACACGGTGGACTGTCTGCTCGACCACGGGTTCGCGCGGATCGCGATCTTCAACGGCCACGCCGGCAACGCCGGAATCGTCGACCTGGTCACCCGACGCTACCGGCGCGCGCGGGGGCTCGTCATCCCGTCAATCGCCCCGTTCGGGCTGGTCCAAGCGCCGGAGGTGGTGGAGCGCGTCTACGGGGCGAAGGTCGACCTCGGCCACGGCGGCGAGCCGGTGGGCTCGCTGATGATGCACGTCAGACCGGGACGGGTCCAGATGCACCGCGCCGGCCCCTGGGGGCGCCGCCCGGTCTTGGGCTGCCCGACGGACGGACTCGGCGCGATCAGGGTGGACGGGATGCGGGTCGCCGTGCCGCTCGACATGGAAGATGTCGCCCCGCCGGAGACGGGAAGCCTGTCGGACCCCACGCTCGCCTCCCCCGAGCGGGGGAAGGCGCTCTTCGAGCATGCGGTCGAGCGGTGTGTCAGGTTCCTGAGATGGTTTCGGGGGGTGGACCCCCACCTGGGCGCGGGCCGGAAGCGCACCCCGACTCGCCCGCGGTGA
- a CDS encoding SIS domain-containing protein, which yields MATLHMIQEIREAPRAATRLLDREGPRIRALGARLRRSAPGSVLIAARGSSDNAALYGKYVLETRLGVPVTLVAPSVVTLLGGRLRARRATAIGISQSGRSTDIVAFLSAARSRGAFTIAVTNGARSPLARAAHETVLTHAGAERSVAATKTYLNQVIALAVLGAEWGGDRRLGREIMAVPAAQGAVLAGEAEIARLAERYRYMHECIVAARGYDFSTARELALKLMETCYVVALPLSSADLLHGPIALVEHDFPVFLVAPPGRTFAHLVDVATRLRHRHAETAVFSSESTILRLARVPIRIPGRITGEIAAPVYGVAIQLLAYYLSRAKGINPDRPRGLRKVTRTL from the coding sequence ATGGCTACGCTGCACATGATCCAGGAGATACGCGAGGCTCCGCGGGCCGCGACCCGGCTTCTGGACCGGGAGGGGCCGCGGATTCGGGCGCTCGGGGCGCGCCTCCGGCGATCGGCGCCGGGCAGCGTGCTGATCGCCGCGCGGGGCAGCTCCGACAACGCCGCGCTGTACGGCAAGTACGTCCTGGAGACTCGGCTCGGCGTTCCGGTCACCCTGGTCGCGCCGTCGGTCGTGACGCTGCTCGGCGGTCGCCTCCGGGCGCGCCGCGCCACCGCCATCGGGATCTCTCAATCCGGACGCTCCACCGACATCGTCGCGTTCCTCTCCGCCGCCCGATCGCGCGGGGCGTTCACCATCGCCGTCACGAACGGAGCACGGTCCCCCCTCGCCCGAGCCGCGCATGAAACCGTGCTGACGCACGCCGGCGCCGAGCGGAGTGTCGCCGCCACAAAAACCTATCTCAATCAAGTCATTGCCCTCGCCGTCCTCGGAGCGGAGTGGGGCGGCGACCGGCGGCTCGGTCGAGAGATCATGGCGGTCCCGGCGGCGCAGGGTGCGGTGCTCGCCGGGGAGGCGGAGATCGCTCGTCTCGCGGAGCGGTACCGGTATATGCACGAGTGCATCGTCGCCGCCCGAGGGTACGACTTCTCGACGGCGAGGGAGCTCGCGCTCAAGCTCATGGAGACCTGCTACGTGGTCGCGCTCCCCTTGTCGTCGGCAGATCTGCTGCACGGCCCGATCGCCCTGGTCGAACACGATTTTCCGGTCTTCCTCGTCGCTCCGCCGGGCCGGACGTTTGCCCACCTGGTCGACGTGGCCACCCGGCTCCGCCACCGGCACGCAGAAACCGCGGTCTTCTCCTCCGAGTCGACGATCCTGCGCCTGGCCCGGGTTCCCATTCGCATCCCCGGACGCATCACCGGCGAGATCGCGGCGCCCGTCTACGGCGTGGCCATCCAGCTGCTTGCCTACTACCTCTCGCGCGCAAAAGGCATCAACCCGGATCGCCCGCGCGGCCTCAGAAAGGTCACCCGGACGCTCTAA
- a CDS encoding DUF167 domain-containing protein, translated as MRATVTVIPRARTTRVERLEDGTLRIAVTAPPHDGRANAAVIAALAEHFGVPRSRVRILAGRSGRRKVVEVAGV; from the coding sequence ATGCGCGCCACCGTCACGGTCATCCCCCGCGCCCGGACCACGCGGGTCGAGCGTCTCGAGGACGGCACGCTGCGCATCGCGGTGACGGCTCCCCCGCACGACGGACGGGCCAACGCGGCCGTGATCGCGGCGCTGGCGGAACACTTTGGCGTCCCGCGCTCCCGGGTGCGCATCCTCGCCGGGCGGTCCGGACGGCGGAAGGTTGTGGAAGTGGCGGGCGTCTAG
- a CDS encoding ABC transporter substrate-binding protein codes for MRISRRTLGKLIAGTIVGAPAFVRGTRAAAAPTRGGILKFGLYRDPVGLDPHLNYGATSSSLQGNVYDTLVTYDVHGNIAPALAASWSQPQPTLYIFSLRRNVTFHDGTPFTAADVLYSFRRILDPQTKATREKEFEELIESVRARGDAAVEVRLRHPSATFLDILAGRETFMVSQRWAEAGGDFKKAMNGTGAFRLASYEPNVRYVLERFPKAWDPASLDRVELAPILDDRARVNALKSGQADFIEYLPWQDTEFLMRSRDFRVYRGFEVFNMIRLNPTRPPLVNPKVRQALNFAINRETVSLTAFGGQAQLMDGFLLRKDAWAYNPETSKVWTYDPQRALALLKDAGLQRPQDLHLVLDSANLTVHLDTAQVVATMLRSWGATVDLKINDVATLFQKRVTGDYMMMMDGLSLPWADPDFYYRYFHSTGTAYAAAVKFKNARLDQLLEEGQRITDRNKRRAVYADVERILFQEAPWIFVVWRPQAEAARSAVKGYVRLPGGLGALSVGYLNRVWIEK; via the coding sequence ATGCGGATCAGCCGCCGGACCCTCGGCAAGCTCATCGCCGGGACCATCGTCGGGGCGCCCGCCTTCGTGCGCGGGACCCGCGCCGCGGCCGCCCCGACGCGGGGGGGCATCCTGAAGTTCGGGCTGTATCGAGACCCCGTGGGGCTCGACCCGCACCTCAACTACGGGGCGACCAGTTCGTCGCTGCAGGGGAATGTCTACGATACCCTCGTCACGTACGACGTCCACGGGAACATCGCCCCCGCCCTCGCGGCGTCGTGGTCCCAGCCCCAGCCGACCCTCTACATCTTCTCGCTGCGCCGGAACGTCACGTTCCACGACGGGACGCCGTTCACCGCCGCGGACGTGCTCTACTCGTTCCGGCGGATTCTGGACCCGCAGACGAAGGCGACGCGGGAAAAGGAGTTCGAGGAATTGATCGAGAGCGTGCGGGCGCGCGGGGACGCCGCGGTCGAGGTTCGCCTCCGACACCCCAGCGCCACCTTCCTCGACATCCTGGCCGGCCGCGAGACGTTCATGGTCAGCCAGCGGTGGGCGGAGGCGGGCGGGGACTTCAAGAAGGCGATGAACGGGACGGGGGCGTTTCGGCTGGCGAGCTACGAGCCCAACGTCCGCTACGTCCTGGAGCGATTCCCGAAGGCGTGGGACCCGGCGTCGCTGGACCGGGTGGAGTTGGCCCCGATCCTGGACGACCGCGCCCGCGTCAACGCGCTCAAGAGCGGCCAGGCCGACTTCATCGAGTACCTCCCCTGGCAGGACACCGAATTCTTGATGCGCTCGCGCGACTTCCGGGTCTACCGTGGGTTCGAGGTGTTCAACATGATCCGCCTGAATCCCACCCGCCCGCCGCTCGTCAACCCCAAGGTCCGCCAGGCCCTCAACTTCGCGATCAACCGCGAGACCGTCAGCCTGACGGCCTTCGGCGGGCAGGCGCAGCTGATGGACGGCTTCCTGCTGAGGAAGGACGCCTGGGCGTACAATCCCGAGACGAGCAAGGTGTGGACGTACGACCCGCAGCGCGCCCTCGCCCTGCTCAAGGATGCCGGCCTGCAGCGGCCGCAGGACCTCCACCTCGTCCTCGACTCGGCCAACCTCACCGTGCACCTCGACACGGCGCAGGTGGTCGCCACCATGCTGCGGTCGTGGGGCGCGACGGTGGATCTCAAGATCAACGACGTGGCGACCCTGTTCCAGAAGCGGGTGACCGGGGATTACATGATGATGATGGACGGCCTCAGCCTGCCCTGGGCCGACCCTGATTTCTACTACCGGTACTTCCACTCCACCGGGACGGCCTACGCCGCCGCGGTGAAGTTCAAGAACGCGCGGCTCGATCAGCTGTTGGAGGAGGGGCAGCGGATCACGGACCGGAACAAGCGCCGCGCGGTCTACGCCGACGTGGAGCGGATCCTCTTCCAGGAGGCCCCGTGGATTTTCGTCGTCTGGCGGCCGCAGGCGGAGGCGGCGCGCAGCGCCGTCAAAGGGTACGTCCGCCTTCCCGGCGGGCTCGGCGCCCTGAGCGTCGGCTACCTTAACCGGGTGTGGATCGAAAAATAG
- a CDS encoding multicopper oxidase domain-containing protein, with protein MGTHGPRHIRLRPLSLLASAAILGLMGWGGALAVSAQTTSGKGYDATLPPAGSQHVKQVTIVAQDQVQEISEGVKVALWTFNGSVPAPVVHVRQGDEVHVTFVNKTPLAHSIDFHAATTPWNVWYQPVAPGKALKFMFIAKDPGVFMFHCGTPPAFMHISSGMYGAIIVDPAQPLPPAKEFALVESEFYVRPGSNNIYQADAQKVLDVKPDYVVFNGIADQYQTHPLVVKAGERIRLYVLNAGPTLFSAFHVIGWIFDKVYVDGNPANLLRGIQTYAIPPGGGATFELTIDQPGLYPFVTHAFAYTGKGAVGVIKVVPAK; from the coding sequence GTGGGAACACACGGACCCCGTCATATCCGGCTGCGACCCCTGTCACTGTTGGCGTCGGCGGCGATCCTCGGCCTCATGGGGTGGGGGGGAGCGCTCGCGGTGTCGGCGCAGACCACCAGCGGGAAAGGCTACGATGCCACCCTGCCCCCCGCCGGCTCCCAGCACGTGAAGCAGGTCACGATCGTCGCCCAGGACCAGGTGCAGGAGATTTCAGAGGGCGTCAAGGTGGCGCTGTGGACGTTCAACGGCTCCGTCCCCGCCCCGGTCGTTCACGTCCGTCAGGGGGATGAAGTCCACGTCACGTTCGTCAACAAGACCCCGCTCGCGCACTCGATCGACTTCCACGCCGCGACGACACCCTGGAACGTCTGGTATCAGCCGGTCGCTCCGGGGAAAGCGCTGAAATTTATGTTCATTGCCAAGGATCCGGGCGTCTTCATGTTCCACTGCGGGACCCCGCCGGCGTTCATGCACATCAGCAGCGGCATGTACGGGGCGATCATCGTGGACCCGGCCCAGCCGCTGCCGCCCGCCAAGGAGTTTGCGCTCGTGGAGAGCGAATTCTACGTCCGGCCCGGGAGCAACAACATCTACCAGGCGGATGCGCAGAAGGTGCTCGATGTCAAACCCGATTACGTGGTCTTCAACGGGATCGCCGACCAATACCAAACTCATCCCCTCGTCGTCAAAGCCGGCGAGCGCATCCGGCTGTACGTGCTGAATGCGGGCCCGACGCTGTTCTCGGCGTTCCATGTGATCGGATGGATCTTCGACAAAGTCTACGTGGACGGCAACCCCGCGAACCTGCTCCGGGGAATCCAAACCTACGCGATTCCTCCGGGGGGTGGGGCGACATTCGAGCTGACGATCGATCAGCCCGGCCTCTACCCGTTTGTGACCCACGCTTTCGCCTACACGGGGAAGGGAGCGGTGGGCGTGATCAAGGTGGTGCCGGCGAAGTAA
- a CDS encoding MBL fold metallo-hydrolase, translated as MTVRFLGCGDAFGSGGRFQTCFLVRSGPTRFLIDCGASSLIAMNRFGIDPAEIDLILLTHLHVDHFGGLPFFLLDAQLLRHRARPLVIAGPPGTRTRVTDAMEIMFPGSSTIRWTFPLEMTELTPAQRRRLGAVAVTPYVVEHACGDPPFALRVECDGKVIAYSGDTVWTASLIPAARDADLFIAEAYTFEKKTKLHMDLTTLASHLGEIAAKRTILTHLGADMLDRSAGLAYECAEDGKVVEV; from the coding sequence GTGACCGTTCGCTTCCTGGGCTGCGGGGACGCCTTCGGCAGCGGCGGGCGGTTTCAGACGTGCTTTCTCGTCCGGTCGGGCCCGACTCGGTTCCTGATCGACTGCGGGGCCTCCTCGCTCATCGCGATGAACCGCTTCGGCATCGACCCCGCCGAGATCGATCTGATCCTCCTCACCCATCTCCACGTCGACCACTTCGGTGGCCTGCCGTTCTTTCTGCTCGACGCCCAGCTGCTCCGCCACCGTGCGCGCCCGCTCGTGATCGCCGGGCCTCCCGGCACGCGCACGCGTGTCACGGACGCGATGGAGATCATGTTCCCCGGCTCCTCCACCATCCGCTGGACGTTCCCGCTGGAGATGACCGAGTTGACGCCGGCGCAGCGTCGCCGCCTCGGGGCGGTCGCGGTCACGCCGTACGTCGTCGAGCACGCGTGTGGAGACCCCCCGTTTGCCCTGCGGGTGGAGTGCGACGGCAAGGTCATCGCCTACTCCGGGGACACGGTGTGGACCGCGTCCCTCATTCCGGCGGCCCGGGACGCCGACCTCTTCATCGCCGAGGCGTATACGTTTGAGAAGAAGACCAAGCTCCACATGGACCTGACGACCCTGGCCTCGCACCTCGGCGAGATTGCCGCCAAACGCACGATCCTCACCCACCTCGGCGCCGACATGCTCGACCGATCGGCCGGGCTCGCGTACGAGTGCGCCGAAGACGGCAAGGTCGTCGAGGTGTAA
- a CDS encoding DoxX family protein, with amino-acid sequence MAAGTQSKQYFEDPPLARMIFSSTRLAWIWLIVRVWLGYNWMEATLSHKIGNPVWVKTGAAIKGFWTQAIAVPPNGKPMIAYGWYRDFLGWLLSIHAEVWMGKVVAYGELLIGIALVVGAFVGVAAFFGAFMNWNFMMAGTASTNPMLFAAAILLILGWKVAGYYGLDRYLLPGLGTPWRPGQVFAHGSHRPVPA; translated from the coding sequence ATGGCGGCAGGGACGCAATCGAAGCAGTATTTTGAGGATCCACCGCTGGCGCGGATGATCTTCAGCTCGACTCGCCTCGCCTGGATCTGGCTGATCGTGCGGGTGTGGCTCGGCTACAATTGGATGGAGGCCACGCTCTCGCACAAGATCGGGAATCCAGTGTGGGTGAAAACCGGCGCGGCGATCAAGGGCTTTTGGACGCAGGCGATCGCTGTCCCGCCAAACGGAAAGCCGATGATCGCTTACGGCTGGTACCGGGATTTCCTCGGGTGGTTGCTCAGCATCCACGCCGAAGTGTGGATGGGGAAGGTGGTCGCCTACGGGGAGCTGCTCATCGGGATCGCGCTGGTCGTCGGCGCCTTTGTCGGGGTTGCGGCGTTCTTTGGCGCCTTCATGAACTGGAACTTTATGATGGCCGGCACCGCGAGCACGAACCCGATGCTGTTCGCCGCGGCGATCTTGTTGATTCTCGGGTGGAAGGTCGCCGGATACTATGGGCTGGATCGGTATCTGCTCCCGGGGCTCGGGACACCCTGGCGGCCGGGCCAGGTCTTCGCACACGGCTCCCACCGGCCGGTTCCTGCCTGA
- a CDS encoding HAD family hydrolase gives MTRDPHFPAGLLCDMDDTILDSSGARDHCLRQVCAEVAAGGGGLEPEALAGAIDREAVWYWGDPQRHRRGRMDLRTAFREIMRAALRGQGIDRSDLADAVADRYRALREEHYRVFPGAIETLVRLRARGVRVALVTNGTAHDQRKKIERFGLAGYVDGIFIEGELGVGKPHPRVFETALRALACPAGDAWSVGDNLEWDVVGPQRLGVFGIWVDAGGRGLPPGSPARPDRIVRSITELA, from the coding sequence GTGACCCGCGATCCGCACTTCCCGGCAGGCCTGCTCTGCGACATGGACGACACGATTCTCGACTCCAGCGGAGCGCGGGATCATTGCCTGCGGCAGGTCTGCGCCGAGGTGGCGGCCGGGGGCGGCGGGCTCGAACCGGAGGCGCTGGCCGGGGCGATCGACCGCGAGGCGGTCTGGTACTGGGGCGACCCGCAGCGCCACCGGCGGGGGCGGATGGATTTGCGGACGGCGTTCCGAGAAATCATGCGCGCGGCCTTGCGGGGTCAGGGCATCGACCGGTCCGATCTGGCCGATGCCGTCGCGGATCGCTATCGGGCCCTGCGGGAGGAGCACTATCGCGTCTTCCCCGGCGCGATCGAAACGCTGGTGCGCCTCAGAGCTCGCGGCGTGCGGGTGGCGCTCGTTACCAACGGCACCGCGCACGATCAGCGGAAAAAGATCGAGCGGTTCGGCCTGGCCGGCTACGTTGACGGAATCTTTATCGAGGGCGAACTCGGGGTAGGCAAGCCGCACCCCCGCGTATTCGAGACCGCGCTGCGGGCGCTGGCGTGCCCCGCAGGCGACGCCTGGAGCGTCGGGGACAATCTGGAGTGGGATGTGGTCGGGCCGCAGCGCCTGGGAGTCTTCGGCATCTGGGTCGATGCCGGCGGCCGGGGCCTCCCCCCGGGATCCCCCGCCAGGCCCGACCGGATCGTCCGGTCCATCACCGAGCTGGCCTAA